From a single Apium graveolens cultivar Ventura chromosome 2, ASM990537v1, whole genome shotgun sequence genomic region:
- the LOC141700861 gene encoding uncharacterized protein LOC141700861 has product MEIKFLELKHGNMSVTDYEAKFIELARFVPEQVDTEEKRAKRFQQGLKPWIHSRVAVFELITYTTVVQKTMIIEGESEMSQKENGEGDFQNRFNRNLGFQDRTNVNFRRCKQKGHYFNECPTKKLDITYLQCGKKGHVARDF; this is encoded by the exons atggaaaTTAAGTTCTTGGAATTGAAACATGGGAATATGTCAGTAACCGACTATGAAGCCAAGTTTattgagttggctaggtttgttccagaacaagtGGACACTGAGgaaaagcgggccaagagattccagcaaggatTGAAACCATGGATTCACAGCAGAGTGGCAGTATTTGAGCTGATAACATATACGACCGTGGTTCAGAAGACCATGATTATTGAGGGAGAAAGTGAAATGTCCCAGAAGGAAAATGGAGAGGGGGATTTTCAAAACCGTTTCAACAGGAATCTGGGATTCCAAGACCGGACAAATGTGAATTTCAGAAG gtgtaagcagaaagggcactacttcAATGAATGCCCAACAAAGAAGCTAGATATTACCTATCTTCAGTGCGGGAAGAAAGGACATGTTGCTAGGGATTTTTGA